The Brachyhypopomus gauderio isolate BG-103 chromosome 1, BGAUD_0.2, whole genome shotgun sequence genome includes a window with the following:
- the LOC143520366 gene encoding aerolysin-like protein, with protein sequence MSYLADLHIIGGRGGSEFTFDGTGSGSTLTKLWVWAGGWQIKAIKVWLSNGQNKQFGNPDGKFQEFTFEDGEHFASLSLWGNGAGSRLGGIKFKTNRSREFSAYMTDWGLKTEYPIDVGSGICMGVTGRSGSDIDCLGFMFINTIKSTVLTDVNYTTLHDVIPKVAVEELKSMTYTNNTSQMQEYKIESSKKLTKKSSWSVTNKIEFNYHCEVKAGIPEVVEVTAGYGFTVGIQSNFGLENSEERMELFSFPVKVPPGKKVTVQITIGRVTVDLPYKGTVQITCFNDSVLQFPVSGTYKGVTYTDAKTVIKE encoded by the coding sequence ATGTCATACCTGGCTGACCTCCACATTATTGGCGGGAGGGGAGGTAGTGAGTTTACCTTCGATGGTACTGGCAGTGGATCCACCCTGACAAAGCTGTGGGTGTGGGCCGGAGGGTGGCAGATCAAAGCCATTAAGGTGTGGCTTTCTAATGGGCAGAACAAACAGTTTGGAAATCCTGATGGGAAATTTCAGGAATTTACATTTGAAGACGGAGAGCATTTTGCTTCCCTGTCACTGTGGGGAAATGGAGCTGGATCACGTCTGGGTGGTATCAAGTTCAAGACCAACCGCTCCCGAGAGTTTTCTGCATATATGACAGATTGGGGCCTGAAAACAGAATATCCAATTGATGTTGGTTCTGGAATCTGTATGGGAGTCACAGGGCGATCAGGTTCAGACATTGACTGCTTAGGCTTCATGTTCATTAACACCATCAAGTCTACTGTGTTAACTGATGTGAATTATACCACACTACATGATGTGATACCCAAGGTGGCTGTTGAGGAACTCAAATCCATGACTTACACCAACAATACTAGTCAGATGCAAGAGTACAAAATAGAATCCTCAAAAAAACTCACCAAAAAGTCTTCCTGGTCTGTGACCAATAAGATTGAATTCAACTACCACTGTGAAGTGAAGGCAGGCATTCCTGAGGTTGTTGAAGTAACTGCTGGGTACGGTTTTACAGTGGGAATTCAAAGCAATTTTGGTTTAGAGAACTCTGAAGAAAGAATGGAGCTGTTCTCTTTCCCTGTCAAAGTTCCCCCAGGGAAAAAAGTAACTGTACAAATCACGATTGGCCGGGTCACTGTTGATCTACCTTACAAAGGCACAGTGCAGATTACCTGCTTCAACGACAGTGTTTTGCAGTTTCCGGTCAGTGGGACCTACAAGGGGGTCACTTACACTGATGCAAAAACAGTTATTAAGGAGTGA